The DNA segment TGTTCACTTTCCacatattttgtgtttgttaTTGAGGGGACACGGGTCCCTATCAAAAGGCTGTGGATAACGTTATAGAAAGAGGTAGTTGGGTAGCGAGGGAGGGTTTGGCTGATGAGTGGACGACTTTTTGTTATGGAGTTGATGAAAATAATGAAGCACAGGCACGGAGTTTTATAAAAGGTGTGAAATTTTGTAGAAAAAGTAGTTTGCTGACAATCTCTTCTGGGTTAGAAGTGGAAGTAGTGAAAGACACGAGTAGATAAAAGACGCGATGATAGTCAGAGGTGGTGGGGACAAGTGCATGCAAAAGGAGGGAAAGGGAGAGGAATGAGACAGATCACTGGAACTGTAAGAATGAGAGGAGAAGGCGACTTGAAAGAGAAAAAGGCCTAAATGAAAACGCCACATTAGCTTTTTACTTGGCTTTTTAATTGCAAAACCGACTATCAAacgttaaaaagaaattaaagtcgGGAGttctataataaataaattgaaatttaaagaaCACAGTACTATATTGCGACGACGAATTTACCCCCGCAATTGAGGACGCAAGTAACGGGCTAATGCAATTGAAGATCATCAATTTCCGCTAATGCCCAACCCAACAATCGTTTCAATTATTACATCCCTCTATGAGCGTACGTCCTTGCAATTTTTGAATCAGAAGCATCTTCAAATTGATATGGCAGATAAAAAGAGGGCTTCTGATGGTTCTCTAAGACCATCCTGTACATTAATCCTCTGTGCATCTAATTTTTCCTGCGGTTATAGACAAAATAAAGCTTCCCACAAGAAAAGAAACTTCTAGTCACCAACTCCCAGaggtataatttttcatcataacACATTCTCGACGAGCATtcaggaaaaataattaaacagcCTTAAATTGATTTCCCCAGTAAATCGTCATCTTAACTGATTTCATTCCACCAAAGAATAATCCTAGAGGGATGTGCAGAGAACTACCCCATTCGAGACATCTTCAGTTCCTGTCAACTCCCTACTGATTCAGAGTCTATATGACCACTATTCCCTGAATGTGCATTCAATCCAGTAATAGGATTGCGTTGCTGCCCAAAATGTCTTAAAAGCTCCATCTGGCGTTCATTAGTATGAGGAAGGCATGCACGTAAAAGTTCCACAGGCATTTCACTTTTTGTAGCTTTACGTACCTCTAAATCAATATCTTCTGCGTTAGGTGGGTTCTTTGCATAAAGTGACTGCAGTATTGTGTCATATTTAATCAGGCAATACTTGGTAAGAAGATCAAAAAATTCATCAAATGATGCCTGCCAGAGAGTAAAATTAGGTACACCACAGTTGGCTGCTGCCTGGGGATCATTTAATAGTTTACTTGCCTTCTCAAGAAGACACTTCAAAATAACAGAGGCACCATCTCCAGCAGGACTACCAAGAGGTCTAAATGGTGGCTGCTCTGAAGAACAAACAACTGCAACAAGGCAAGCACTCAGTGCATGTAGATCCATGCTGATAACACATGCTGAAACCGTTTTCACAAGATTCATAGTTGTCCCAGCTGCTCCTGTATCAGAAGGAATGCtaccaaacaaaaacctcaagtgACGGAAAATAGCCATACAGACAATTCGGGTGAGTTTGCTACCAGGTAAAAGAAGCTGAAGGAACTTAGAGATGAGCTTTCGACCCTTAGGAAGAGAAACTATCCGCAGGAATACAATGTCATCCTTGGATGCCAGTCCAACCGTGTTGCCACTTTGGCCAAGTGGGTCAACAAGCTGAAGGGACGCTGCTAATCCTTCAAGCACAATCTGACGCTTATACCTGAGCTGAGCCCCACCATCCTGGGGATGATTGAATTGTAGAAACCGATCAATATCCTCCACATCAAGAAGAAGGCATAGTGCATCTTCAACAGCAATTCTAGCTGCAAGCATAGGTTCTTGTTCCAAAGACCTCTCAGATATTTGTTCAGAGTTTCTGTCAACAGCACCAGGAGGAGGATCAACATCAAGAAGAGGCTGTAGCCTACGTATGGAAGGGAAGGGAATCTTCCCAAGGGCATTAACATGTATATGAGACTGTTGGTCTGTGCTGTTACGACCTCGAGAAGGGTGATCCTTCAGGTGAGATGGGCAAAAATGTTGTTTTGCTCTGGCTACTGCAGATCTTTTGGCAAGACGAGCTTGATGGTAATAATCATCTATGTATGGGTCACTGTTATGCGTGGAAGCATGCTGCATTTTCAGAATACTTTCTATCTCTTCAGCCGTCATGTACTTGGATCTAAATTGCAAACAACTACTATCACTTTTCTGACTGCTAGCATCAGAACTTTGTTGAGAAAGACGCGTATTCTGTCTGCCCTTTTGTGATTTGTGTTTTTGATCTGATAATCCAAAGAACATTTTATGTGCTGATGAAGGATGGGCATTATAGAGGTGGGATTGCACTGCTGCAAAATGAGACAAGGATGGCTGAACTGGACTCTGCAGTCTCTGCTGCTGTGGTGATATCAGCTGCGcagacattaggccattttgatggGATAATTGCTGCTGCAACATGCTCTGTAAGAGGCTAGAGTGATCTACTTGCAATAAACCAGCATTGTTAACCCAATGATTTTGCGACCTGCTATTAAAAGAATGGCCAGGAGAGGTGATCGTGGGCATATTTCCATGGTAGCGTAACCCATGATGCATGCTAGCCAGATGAAGATTAGAGTTGGACAAAGGAGAGAGGTTTGGAGCAGAGAAGGGCTGTGGTCCACTAGTAAGAGAGGGATTATTCAGGTAATCATGTGAAGCCTGCTGATTTCTGCCACCTGGAGGagggaaagatgtgaaatttgatTTGGGCACAAGAATTGGTTCACTTGAGAAGCGGTGCAACTGCAGTTGCTGCTGGGGGTATGAGGAAGTTCTGTGCAGAAGTTTTGATTCTGAGAAACAAGCAGATGAAGATTGAGGCTGTGATGACCATCTCTTGCCTTCCTGAGCATTTTCAATATCAAACATTTGCTGATCTAACCAGCTTGCAAGTTCTTCATCTGCTGCCCAATCAGTCGCAGATGAACCTGAAAACAACATGCTGTGAGATGGGCTAAGATCAAAGAAAGGAATTAAAATTAGTGAACCCATTGGAAAGAAAAAATTCCTCAACTTTGACGTCAGAATTAGCAACTGGGTCCCGACGCAAGTAagaaaacttgaaattaaaaaaaaatatattcagAAAACTTAGTCCCCAAACTATATTTCACTTAATAAAATGGTACAGAACCATTAGACACAAAGGAATTACTGCTGCTATGCGTATAACGCAAATGTTGAAATAATTTTGCAGGATTCCTCCATTTAATGAATAATAAAAGCTGTTGATAACAGAAAAACGAGTCTACCAGTGAATAAATACAAGCAATGAGTGGAGTCTATCTGCTAGGTAAGAACAGAAAGTAAATATTTTCCAAGCACCAAGTGGTTCAATGTCTACCTCATAATGGAAAAGGTTATGGGTTCTATTTCTAGCACAGCTAAACCCTTCAAAAATTTTCCAATgtaccaaagaaaaaaaaaaggagaaaagaaaaactaatctattcttttatttttttcactAAAACGATGCAGAAGCTTTTCCTCAACCTCAATATCTATAAAGTAAAAAAATGGTTGATGATACTGACACTCACGAAATGGTCCAAGAATTTCATCTGGAATCAGAAACTAGATCAACGTGGTTGAAAAAAATCTATGCCAGGAAAATTGGTGGCATCACTTCTGTTAATACAATTCAAATAACACAACCAGATCTAAGGTTTGGCCAAATATATCAGTGGGGTTGGTTTTTCTTCATATGGGAGGTCCTAATCCTACATTCACTCAGAAGGCACATTTCAGAGCAGGCTAGCACCTGCTTCTCTTGTCCAATAATGGTGGAAAGAATATCAGGGAGGTTCATATACTCTTATTGAAAAGCCTGATGGCAaccttaatttttatttgaacCCATTACACCcctctaattttattttatcatcAATAAACCTTGCATGTCCATATCTATGGTGTGTGTGTGCACGATAGGGATTCAAGACAAGAAAGGCCAGCACAGAAGGCAAGGGAGAATCCACAAGGCTGGCTGGTTATTCTAGAAGATCAAAGACCATTCTAGAAGGGGATCAAGCAGTTGGCCAGCAAAGCAATATTCAATTAGCTGATTATCCGGAACAAAAGGCTGGCAGGAAAGAGGCACATGGGCCAGAAGGAGGAGCATAAGCTATAAAAGGAGAAAACAGAGAAGTAGGGGGTATGGGAAGTATTTCAGTGGTTTCTGTAAGCTGGTTATAGCTTGGAAAAAGAGCAGAGGTGATTCTTTGCTGGGAATTGGGAATTGTTGATCTGTAATGTTTTCTTCTTCCCAACTTTGTTTCATTGTCATTTTCTCTGAATTTCCAGGTCCATCAATGAAATTTACCATGAATATGTTGTGGATGCCTTTGTAGGACAGCAATACTGCAGACGTGGACAAGGAACCAGCAGCACCAAGGATATTTGATTGCAGCAGGATTCTTTGGGATCCAGTATCTCTTATTTATTTCAGTTGTCATTTTTCTATGCAAAAAGTAGGGGATTAGCTTTAGTAACTAATTTCCTTAATATTAGTAATTTCCTTTATATTAGGATGATTTTATTTCCTATTTAGCAGAAACTTATTTATGGAATTTCTTTATGCCATGTAAAGCCTATATAACAGGCTGAGTATCATGAAATAAAGCAAGCAAAAAAAACTATCTCAATTGTTCTGTGAGGTTTGAGACTCTCTCTTAACGAGTCTTGAGGGCTTGGGCTCTCTCCGACGAGTCCTGCGTTTCTTTTCTGTCATCATAGGTCCATCAAGAGGGAGAAATCGCAACAAAGGGAAGGCTACAAGTTTTGGAGAAGACTTCGTAGTTCATCGTTCCGTGACTCGATCCCTAATTCGTAAACATAACAAATTGGCA comes from the Hevea brasiliensis isolate MT/VB/25A 57/8 chromosome 5, ASM3005281v1, whole genome shotgun sequence genome and includes:
- the LOC131179933 gene encoding protein PAT1 homolog 2-like; this translates as MEKDVGLECLSDMDDLASTFAKLNRVVTGPRNVGVIGDRGSSSFSRESSSATDWAADEELASWLDQQMFDIENAQEGKRWSSQPQSSSACFSESKLLHRTSSYPQQQLQLHRFSSEPILVPKSNFTSFPPPGGRNQQASHDYLNNPSLTSGPQPFSAPNLSPLSNSNLHLASMHHGLRYHGNMPTITSPGHSFNSRSQNHWVNNAGLLQVDHSSLLQSMLQQQLSHQNGLMSAQLISPQQQRLQSPVQPSLSHFAAVQSHLYNAHPSSAHKMFFGLSDQKHKSQKGRQNTRLSQQSSDASSQKSDSSCLQFRSKYMTAEEIESILKMQHASTHNSDPYIDDYYHQARLAKRSAVARAKQHFCPSHLKDHPSRGRNSTDQQSHIHVNALGKIPFPSIRRLQPLLDVDPPPGAVDRNSEQISERSLEQEPMLAARIAVEDALCLLLDVEDIDRFLQFNHPQDGGAQLRYKRQIVLEGLAASLQLVDPLGQSGNTVGLASKDDIVFLRIVSLPKGRKLISKFLQLLLPGSKLTRIVCMAIFRHLRFLFGSIPSDTGAAGTTMNLVKTVSACVISMDLHALSACLVAVVCSSEQPPFRPLGSPAGDGASVILKCLLEKASKLLNDPQAAANCGVPNFTLWQASFDEFFDLLTKYCLIKYDTILQSLYAKNPPNAEDIDLEVRKATKSEMPVELLRACLPHTNERQMELLRHFGQQRNPITGLNAHSGNSGHIDSESVGS